GAGCACGCCGTCACCGCCGAGCGGCGCCGGTGTGCCACCGGCGGGCCAGCTTTCCGCCGGCTTCCAGGTCAGCCCGGTGGCGTCGGCCAGGTCCGAGGACGGGGTGGCGTAGTGGATCGGCGGTTCGGCGGTGATCCCGGTGTCGATGCCCTTGAGGTGCTGGTCGAAGAACCGGTGCGCCTCCTCGAACAACGCGAAACCCGCGTTCTCGCAATGCTTCCACGGTCCGATCAGCAGTCGCGAACCCGGCACGTTGAGCAGGGCCGCGATGCCCTGGCCGCGCAGTTCGTCCCGCCAGCCACCGATCACGTACACCGGCACGCCCGCGTCACGCAGCTGCCCGGCGTAACTGCCCGCGCTGCCCTCGCTCCAGAACCGCGACTGCACCAGCGGTGAGAAGCTGTCGCGGAACGGCATGCCGCGCCACAGGTCGGCGAGCACGGTGGACTGCTGGTGCTCGCGGGCGGCCTCGGCCAGCAGCACCTTGTCCGGATCGCCGTCCACGGGCAGGTTCTGCAGGTCCTGCTCGACCGTGCGCGCCGGGCCGAAGCCCCACTGCGCGGAGATGCCGCCGACCCGCCACGCGTCGTACTTGTCCCACGAGAAGCACCCGGCGAGCACGGCCTTGAGGTGCGGCGGCCGCATGGTCAGCGCGTGCATCGCGGCGTCACCGGTGTTGGAGCAGCCGTAGACGCCGACGTTGCCCGACGACCACGGCTGCGCGGCGAGCCATTCGGTGATCTCGTAGGCGTCCGCGGCCTCGATCCGGTCGTTGTACCCGCGCCGGACGCCGAACGACTGCCCGTTGCCGCGCCGCGCGACCTGCGCCACCACGTACCCGTGCGCCGTCAGCTCCGGAATCGTCTGGATGCCGCCGGTTTTCGGCCCGGCACCGTCCTCGGGCTTGCGGTCGATGGACAGGCTGTGCTGCCACAGCACCGGGAACCGGCCCGGCGCGGTGGGTCGCTCCACCCGCACGGCCAGCCGGGTGCCGTCGCGCATCGGCAGGTAGAACGACTCGGTCACCCGCTCGGTGAACCGCGGTTCCGGGTGGTAGGAACCCAGTGAACCCGCCGCGGTGGCCGGACGGTCCGGGACGAGCAGGAAGGTGGCGATCCCGGCTGCCACGAGCAGGAGCGCGGCGGCCAGGGCGAAGCGGAAGCGGCGGGGCATTTCTCCTCCAACAGCGGTTCAGTGCGCGGGCACGGCTTCGCCGAGCGCGGTTTCGCGGACGAGCAGGACGGCCACCAGCGCGAGCACGGCGACCGGGAGCGTGACGAGGAAAACCAGCTGGAGTCCGTTCGTGTAGGACTCGCGGACGGCCTCGGCCAGCGGTGGGGGCAGGGCGGCGACCCGCGCGGGCGTGCCCAGCAGTCGCCGGACGCCCTCGTCGGTGGCGGGCAGCCCGGCCGCACCGAGCGCGGCGGGCAGGTCGGCTCGCAGCCGCGCGGCGATCAGCGCGCCGAACGCGGCCACGCCGACGGCACCACCGAGCATGCGCGTGAACATCGCTGACGAACTCGCCACGCCGACGTCTCCCGGCGCGACGGCGTCCTGCGCGGCGAGCACGAGCACCTGAATGGTCAGCCCGCTGCCCGCGCCGAGCAGTGCCATGCCCGCGGCGACCTGCCAGGCCGGCGTGGTGACGCTCAGCGGGGCGAGCACGCCCAGCCCGGCCACCAGCAGCGCGCAACCCGTTGCGGGATAACGCTTCCACCGCCCGGTGCGGACGATCAGCCTGCCGGTCAGCGCCGAGGACACGACCATCGTGCCGAGTTGCGGCAGCATCAGCAGCCCGGCCGCCATCGCGCCGTGCCCGTGCACCACCTGGAGGAACTGCGGCAGGTAGATCATGCCGCCGAACATCACCGTGCCGACCAGCAGCCCGGCGGTGCAGGCGATGGTGAAGGTGCGGCTGCGGAACAGCCGTGGCGGCAGGATCGGGTCGGGCACGCGGTGTTCGCGAAGCACCGCGAGCAGCGCGGTCACCAGTACCACGGTGGCCAGCGCGAAGGTCGCGGGCGAGAGCCACGGCCACGCGTGGCCACCGGCGGACAGCAGCACCACCAGCCCGCCGGAGGACAACGCCAGCAGGGCCGCGCCGAGGTGGTCCAGCGGCGCGGTGGGCCGGGGCGGGCGCCGGTCGGGGGCGAGCCGGATGAGCAAAGCCGCGAGCACGGTCACCGGGACCACACCGAGAAAGCACCACCGCCAGCCGGGCCCGCCCGGGGTGACCAGCAGCCCGCCCAGCAGGGGACCGGCGACCGACGCGCTGCCGAAGGAAATCCCGAACCAGCCGGTGTAGCGGCCGCGTTCCCGCGCCGGGACCAGTACCGCGATCAGCGCGTTGGTGCAGGCGAGCACACCGCCG
The genomic region above belongs to Amycolatopsis sp. YIM 10 and contains:
- a CDS encoding CocE/NonD family hydrolase is translated as MPRRFRFALAAALLLVAAGIATFLLVPDRPATAAGSLGSYHPEPRFTERVTESFYLPMRDGTRLAVRVERPTAPGRFPVLWQHSLSIDRKPEDGAGPKTGGIQTIPELTAHGYVVAQVARRGNGQSFGVRRGYNDRIEAADAYEITEWLAAQPWSSGNVGVYGCSNTGDAAMHALTMRPPHLKAVLAGCFSWDKYDAWRVGGISAQWGFGPARTVEQDLQNLPVDGDPDKVLLAEAAREHQQSTVLADLWRGMPFRDSFSPLVQSRFWSEGSAGSYAGQLRDAGVPVYVIGGWRDELRGQGIAALLNVPGSRLLIGPWKHCENAGFALFEEAHRFFDQHLKGIDTGITAEPPIHYATPSSDLADATGLTWKPAESWPAGGTPAPLGGDGVLGSAAPGSRAFTVSTGVRCPSDPGSGAVIQPCHIPGSGTAWTGPVLDRDTEITGTPVAGLSVRADRPDAHLFAYLEDVAPDGTTTVITEGRQQVSLRAEHPSPYALPEGVPWHRAWAQDAAPLTPGETARLRFALLPTSYLVRAGHRVQLTVTGYDPRETGVLADADGARIEVSGELVLP
- a CDS encoding MFS transporter, giving the protein MRERTVRAGPVLAGALVALFASSLTNTIIGIALPTIAGELGGQDQVAWVAAAALLTLTAATPVWGKLADRRGPRPMLLAATAGFVVASLAAGLAPSMAWLVTGRALQGAAAGGVLACTNALIAVLVPARERGRYTGWFGISFGSASVAGPLLGGLLVTPGGPGWRWCFLGVVPVTVLAALLIRLAPDRRPPRPTAPLDHLGAALLALSSGGLVVLLSAGGHAWPWLSPATFALATVVLVTALLAVLREHRVPDPILPPRLFRSRTFTIACTAGLLVGTVMFGGMIYLPQFLQVVHGHGAMAAGLLMLPQLGTMVVSSALTGRLIVRTGRWKRYPATGCALLVAGLGVLAPLSVTTPAWQVAAGMALLGAGSGLTIQVLVLAAQDAVAPGDVGVASSSAMFTRMLGGAVGVAAFGALIAARLRADLPAALGAAGLPATDEGVRRLLGTPARVAALPPPLAEAVRESYTNGLQLVFLVTLPVAVLALVAVLLVRETALGEAVPAH